The Pan troglodytes isolate AG18354 chromosome 1, NHGRI_mPanTro3-v2.0_pri, whole genome shotgun sequence genome includes a region encoding these proteins:
- the MEX3A gene encoding RNA-binding protein MEX3A, which produces MPSLVVSGIMERNGGFGELGCFGGSAKDRGLLEDERALQLALDQLCLLGLGEPPAPTAGEDGGGGGGGAPAQPAAPPQPAPPPPPAAPPAAPTAAPAAQTPQPPTAPKGASDAKLCALYKEAELRLKGSSNTTECVPVPTSEHVAEIVGRQGCKIKALRAKTNTYIKTPVRGEEPVFMVTGRREDVATARREIISAAEHFSMIRASRNKSGAAFGVAPALPGQVTIRVRVPYRVVGLVVGPKGATIKRIQQQTNTYIITPSRDRDPVFEITGAPGNVERAREEIETHIAVRTGKILEYNNENDFLAGSPDAAIDSRYSDAWRVHQPGCKPLSTFRQNSLGCIGECGVDSGFEAPRLGEQGGDFGYGGYLFPGYGVGKQDVYYGVAETSPPLWAGQENATPTSVLFSSASSSSSSSAKARAGPPGAHRSPATSAGPELAGLPRRPPGEPLQGFSKLGGGGLRSPGGGRDCMVCFESEVTAALVPCGHNLFCMECAVRICERTDPECPVCHITATQAIRIFS; this is translated from the exons ATGCCTAGTCTAGTGGTATCTGgaataatggaaagaaatgggggCTTTGGAGAACTAGGATGTTTCGGGGGAAGCGCTAAGGACCGAGGGCTGCTGGAAGACGAGCGCGCCCTTCAGCTGGCTCTCGatcaactctgcctcctgggtttggggGAGCCCCCCGCCCCCACGGCGGGCGAGGacgggggaggtggggggggcggcGCCCCCGCGCAGCCGGCCGCCCCCCCGCAGccggccccgccgccgccgcccgcggcGCCCCCGGCCGCCCCGACGGCGGCCCCCGCGGCGCAGACGCCCCAgccccccaccgcccccaaagGGGCGAGCGACGCCAAGCTCTGCGCTCTCTACAAAGAGGCCGAGCTGCGCCTGAAGGGCAGCAGCAACACCACGGAGTGTGTTCCCGTGCCCACCTCCGAGCACGTGGCCGAGATCGTGGGCAGGCAAG GCTGCAAGATTAAGGCCTTGAGGGCCAAGACCAACACCTACATCAAGACACCGGTGAGGGGCGAGGAACCAGTGTTCATGGTGACAGGGCGACGGGAGGACGTGGCCACAGCCCGGCGGGAAATCATCTCAGCAGCGGAGCACTTCTCCATGATCCGTGCCTCCCGCAACAAGTCAGGCGCCGCCTTTGGTGTGGCTCCTGCTCTGCCCGGCCAGGTGACCATCCGTGTGCGGGTGCCCTACCGCGTGGTGGGGCTGGTGGTGGGCCCCAAAGGGGCAACCATCAAGCGCATCCAGCAGCAAACCAACACATACATTATCACACCAAGCCGTGACCGCGACCCCGTGTTCGAGATCACGGGTGCCCCAGGCAACGTGGAGCGTGCACGCGAGGAGATCGAGACGCACATCGCGGTGCGCACTGGCAAGATCCTCGAGTACAACAATGAAAACGACTTCCTGGCGGGGAGCCCCGACGCAGCAATCGATAGCCGCTACTCCGACGCCTGGCGGGTGCACCAGCCCGGCTGCAAGCCCCTCTCCACCTTCCGGCAGAACAGCCTGGGCTGCATCGGCGAGTGCGGAGTGGACTCTGGCTTTGAGGCCCCACGCCTGGGTGAGCAGGGCGGGGACTTTGGCTACGGCGGGTACCTCTTTCCGGGCTATGGCGTGGGCAAGCAGGATGTGTACTACGGCGTGGCCGAGACTAGCCCCCCGCTGTGGGCGGGCCAGGAGAACGCCACGCCCACCTCCGTGCTcttctcctctgcctcctcctcctcctcctcttccgcCAAGGCCCGCGCTGGGCCCCCGGGCGCACACCGCTCCCCTGCCACTTCCGCGGGACCCGAGCTGGCCGGACTCCCGAGGCGCCCCCCGGGAGAGCCGCTCCAGGGCTTCTCTAAACTTGGTGGGGGCGGCCTGCGGAGCCCCGGCGGCGGGCGGGATTGCATGGTCTGCTTTGAGAGCGAAGTGACTGCCGCCCTTGTGCCCTGCGGACACAACCTGTTCTGCATGGAGTGTGCAGTACGCATCTGCGAGAGGACGGACCCAGAGTGTCCCGTCTGCCACATCACAGCCACGCAAGCCATCCGAATATTCTCCTAA
- the RAB25 gene encoding ras-related protein Rab-25, translating to MGNGTEEDYNFVFKVVLIGESGVGKTNLLSRFTRNEFSHDSRTTIGVEFSTRTVMLGTAAVKAQIWDTAGLERYRAITSAYYRGAVGALLVFDLTKHQTYAVVERWLKELYDHAEATIVVMLVGNKSDLSQAREVPTEEARMFAENNGLLFLETSALDSTNVELAFETVLKEIFAKVSKQRQNSIRTNAITLGSAQAGQEPGPGEKRACCISL from the exons TGGTGCTGATCGGCGAATCAGGTGTGGGGAAGACCAATCTACTCTCCCGATTCACGCGCAATGAGTTCAGCCACGACAGCCGCACCACCATCGGGGTTGAGTTCTCCACCCGCACTGTGATGTTGGGCACCGCTGCTGTCAAGGCTCAGATCTGGGACACAGCTGGCCTGGAGCGGTACCGAGCCATCACCTCGGC GTACTATCGTGGTGCAGTGGGGGCCCTCCTGGTGTTTGACCTAACCAAGCACCAGACCTATGCTGTGGTGGAGCGATGGCTGAAGGAGCTCTATGACCATGCTGAAGCCACGATCGTCGTCATGCTCGTGGGTAACAAAAGTGACCTCAGCCAGGCCCGGGAAGTGCCCACTGAGGAGGCCCGAATGTTCGCTG AAAACAATGGACTGCTCTTCCTGGAGACCTCAGCCCTGGACTCTACCAATGTTGAGCTAGCCTTTGAGACTGTCCTGAAAG AAATCTTTGCGAAGGTGTCCAAGCAGAGACAGAACAGCATCCGGACCAATGCCATCACTCTGGGCAGTGCCCAGGCTGGGCAGGAGCCTGGCCCTGGGGAGAAGAGGGCCTGTTGCATCAGCCTCTGA